The DNA segment TGTCAACTCGTTCTTAGGAGTATAAGCCTTACCATTCCAGCAGTCGGTCTGCGTTGCGTTTTGAAGTGGGCGGATTACGTCACCACTTGGAGTAGTTGTTCCTGCCTCTAGGAATGAAGTGGTGTATCTAACACTTTCACCTCTATTCTTAGCCCAGTCGCGGAATGATTTGTACAAGCCGATGAATCCCCATCCTGAGATATCGCCATCGTTGGCCGGACCCTGGAAGACAAACCACTGATCTGCATCTACCATATCGCCTGAACCTAATCCAAAGTCGGTACACTGGCACTCTAACAAACTTTCATCGCAGAGTTTTCCCGGTATTTTAAACAATTCATAGAAATCAGGATATAGTTGGAATTTACCACTATTAATAATGTCATTGGTGAGGTCTTCTACCTTAGCATAGTCGCCTTCATTGAGATATATCTTTGCTGCCAAAGCTTCAGCTGTATATGCAGATGCTGCTCCTACGTGCTCCATCTCGTTAGGACGTAGTTTGGGACAGTTGTCGGTAGCGTACTGCAAATCATTAAGAATATAATTATATACAGATTTTAAAGTAGAACGTGTAAGGTCGGTCTGACTGTTACTGCTAAGGATTGTTACTGGTCCGAATGCCTGTGTGAGGCGCCAGTAAGCATAAGCCCGTAGTATTCTAACTTCACCCTGATACGACTTATTTGTAGCCAGAGTTGCAGTATTTGTAGTGTTGGCTGCATATTTATCGAGCGATTCCAAAGCTGCATTAGCCACTTTTATCATTCCGTAATACTGATTCCACATTTCATTCAGTCCCCAGAAGGTATTGTCGTAATTATACCCTGTAGGATCGTCGGTCTTTCCACCAAACTGATTGAGGATAGCCTGATCGTCAATACGACCAGACCAAACATCATCATCACGGATTATTGACAATGGCCATATTACCCAATGCATACCACCGGTACGCAGTTTTGCGTATACACCGGATACGGGCTGGTACATATTGGCCATATCAGTGAAATCTACACCTTTTTCAGGTACACTGTTTTCCGGATCTTTATCCAGATAGCTACTGCACGAAGTCATAGCAAGCAATATTGTGCTAACAGCTACAACAGATATATATTTATAAATTTTCATTGTACTAAATTTTATGCGTTAGAATTGTATTTGAATACCAAATGTATAAGTTGCAGTTATAGGATAAACCTCTGTATCCCAACCCTGAGAGTCGCTAAGTTCGGGTGAGAAGGAATTAGCAGAGAATGTTGTAAATGGACGGTCGGCTGTTGCACTGAGGCGTATGCTTGGCATAGTGTAGCTGCCCATCTTGATATTCTTGAATGTATAACCCAGTGTGATATTCTGGATACGGAAATAGTTGGCACTCTCTACAAAGAATGAGTTGACACGCTGGTCTGAAATGTTCCAGCTACGTATAAGTGCTGCTGCTGAAGGATAGCTATTGGTAGAGCCTTCTCCTGTCCAACGGTTCTTAAACTGGTCGTAATCGAAGTTGTAATTGCTCTGTGCATAACGGAGAGCACGTTTGCGGTTATACATCTTTGCTCCCGACTGACCGTATGTGCTAACTTCAAAGTCGAGATTTTTCCAAGTAATACCGGCATTGATTCCGTATGTGAAGGTTGGTATATAAGAACCCAGAGCCTGTCTGTCATTACCATCAACGATTCCATCACCATTCTTATCTTCATACTTAAAGTCGCCCGGCTGCAGACCGTTCTTTACGGCTGTAGGATCAGCTGCACACTCTGCTGCTGTCTGATAGATGCCGACAACCTTATATCCATAGAATGAGTTCATTTCCTCACCTACTATATTTACGGTTTCTCCACCTTTGATTATTGATGGTCCACCAAGGTCTTTAACTCTGTTTTTAAGTATTGAGATATTGGTACCAATATGGTATTTTAAATCTTTACCGATACGATCTGACCATGTTGCAGACAAGTCGAAACCTTCATTAAGGATTTTACCATAGTTACCTGCCAAAGTCTGATTGCTGAATGCTATCTTAGGAGATATGACAGCATGCTTTGTCATACGGTGGAAATAATCGGCATCAATATTTAATCGACCTTGCAGAGTAGATAGATTAAGACCGGCATTTATTTCATCTACAACCTCCCACTGCAACCAGCTAAAGTATGATGTATTCTGATATCCCGGTAGTGTGGTATTACCGAATACGCCTGATGAACCGTTACCTGTAGTTATGTTTGCGAAACCATCACTTGCAGCAACGTGGTCGTTACCCAGGCGGCCCCAGCTGGCACGTAACTTAAGATATTCTATTGCACTCTGATTTTTCATAAATGGCTCTTCTGTTACAACCCATGATGCACCTACTGATGGGAAGTATCCCCATTTGTCCTGATACTTTGAAGATCCGTCTGCACGCATAGTAAACATAAGGTAATATTTTCCGGCATAATCATAGTTCAAACGAGCAAAATATGAGAGTCCGCGATATGTAGTACCGTTGTCAGAAAGTGTAATACCTGTAGAATTGCCTTGACTTAGATATTGATATTCTTCTTTGCCCTCAGGTACATTAACAGCAGTTCCACTTAGAAAACGATACTTTTCCTGACGCATTGACATACCGAGCATTGCACCAAAGTTGTGTCTGCCCCAACTGTCACGATATGTCATGGTATTATCCCATATATAATTGTCGTAACTTGTTGTACTCTTGGTAAGACTTGTAGTTGTGTTCTGCTGCCAACTGCTCACATAATACGTAGGAACAAAAGTCTTTCCGTTGATAGCCTGATAATTATAGTTGACACTTGTCTTCAAATTAAGTTTCTCTGGTATTAAATTAATCTGCGCATAAAGATTTGTAAGATACTGATGAGAATCGTTCTTCGAATTATAATAGTTGGCCATTGCCACAGGATTATAGAAGTTGGACGTGAAACCTACTGTTGAAGGTGATGCATACTTATCAGGGAATGCACTTGTGTTGTTTGAATCGTATACAGGGTATATACCAGGAGAATTAAACGCCTGCTGCCATGCACTGTTATTAGGCAATACCTGATTGGATATGCTGACAACACTACTGAATCCTACTTTTAACCATGATGTAGCATCATAATCGAGAGTTGCACGGAAGTTAAGACGCTTATAGTTGTTTTTTACATCCATAACTCCATCCTGATAAAGATAACTCATACCAAGAGAATAAGTTGTTTTCTCACTTCCTCCTGTTATACCAAGACTATGATTGGAAATAATAGCGGTACGAAGCATTTCTTTATACCAGTCTGTATCACTGCCAAAAGTCCAATTGTGGAAATCTGAACCTGCATAACTACCACCATACTTATCTATAGACGACTTGA comes from the Xylanibacter oryzae DSM 17970 genome and includes:
- a CDS encoding RagB/SusD family nutrient uptake outer membrane protein → MKIYKYISVVAVSTILLAMTSCSSYLDKDPENSVPEKGVDFTDMANMYQPVSGVYAKLRTGGMHWVIWPLSIIRDDDVWSGRIDDQAILNQFGGKTDDPTGYNYDNTFWGLNEMWNQYYGMIKVANAALESLDKYAANTTNTATLATNKSYQGEVRILRAYAYWRLTQAFGPVTILSSNSQTDLTRSTLKSVYNYILNDLQYATDNCPKLRPNEMEHVGAASAYTAEALAAKIYLNEGDYAKVEDLTNDIINSGKFQLYPDFYELFKIPGKLCDESLLECQCTDFGLGSGDMVDADQWFVFQGPANDGDISGWGFIGLYKSFRDWAKNRGESVRYTTSFLEAGTTTPSGDVIRPLQNATQTDCWNGKAYTPKNELTSGRTKYGSNNNVRILRYADVLLMNAEAKVRQSKNGDAPFNLVRARAKMPSITNVTVDQILDERRMELCCEWGERYNDLVRTGKAATVLGKYGWTVDKTYYPIPFDQLSDNPDLNKAPIDK
- a CDS encoding SusC/RagA family TonB-linked outer membrane protein, whose amino-acid sequence is MFSQHLGFFIVQLGFAQNNTIKGTVVDKVSQPVIGATVMVDGTSHGTVTDFNGNFTIKDVPSSATVSFSFVGMKTKKVKASSDMKVTLDDDMQNLEDVVVIGYGAAKAKDLTSPITVVKSAEISSVPSTSPMTAIQGKVAGVNVISSGTPGSGPTVRIRGSGSFANSSPLYVVDGMFYDDINFLNNEDIEEMSILKDASAAAIYGVRAANGVVIVTTKKGKKNQPAKITYDGYIGFQKATNVLKMANSQQYATMLLEANYDAYAPTIKSSIDKYGGSYAGSDFHNWTFGSDTDWYKEMLRTAIISNHSLGITGGSEKTTYSLGMSYLYQDGVMDVKNNYKRLNFRATLDYDATSWLKVGFSSVVSISNQVLPNNSAWQQAFNSPGIYPVYDSNNTSAFPDKYASPSTVGFTSNFYNPVAMANYYNSKNDSHQYLTNLYAQINLIPEKLNLKTSVNYNYQAINGKTFVPTYYVSSWQQNTTTSLTKSTTSYDNYIWDNTMTYRDSWGRHNFGAMLGMSMRQEKYRFLSGTAVNVPEGKEEYQYLSQGNSTGITLSDNGTTYRGLSYFARLNYDYAGKYYLMFTMRADGSSKYQDKWGYFPSVGASWVVTEEPFMKNQSAIEYLKLRASWGRLGNDHVAASDGFANITTGNGSSGVFGNTTLPGYQNTSYFSWLQWEVVDEINAGLNLSTLQGRLNIDADYFHRMTKHAVISPKIAFSNQTLAGNYGKILNEGFDLSATWSDRIGKDLKYHIGTNISILKNRVKDLGGPSIIKGGETVNIVGEEMNSFYGYKVVGIYQTAAECAADPTAVKNGLQPGDFKYEDKNGDGIVDGNDRQALGSYIPTFTYGINAGITWKNLDFEVSTYGQSGAKMYNRKRALRYAQSNYNFDYDQFKNRWTGEGSTNSYPSAAALIRSWNISDQRVNSFFVESANYFRIQNITLGYTFKNIKMGSYTMPSIRLSATADRPFTTFSANSFSPELSDSQGWDTEVYPITATYTFGIQIQF